One segment of Anatilimnocola aggregata DNA contains the following:
- a CDS encoding C-terminal binding protein, whose product MPRFKVLITDYAWPDVTIERDTLAKIDAELVVAPKGDIETLSKLAADCDAIMTNWAKVPQPVIEACPNCKIVSRLGIGLDNIDVAYCTSKNIPVTNVPDYCLIEVAEHALAQMLSMARKIAFYHHETMNGRYVLQAGPKLRRIEGQTLGIVGLGNIGRKLAEKALGLKMRVIAYSRSRKDPMPGVEFVELDDLLKQSDYISLHTPLTAENKQWFNAEKFKLLKPTAYLINTARGGLIDHAALQAALDAGQLAGAALDVQPVEPPDLSQAPFNDPRVIVTPHAAFVSEESLQNLRSRVAQQVATLLTGGKPENIVNGVKVA is encoded by the coding sequence ATGCCCCGCTTCAAAGTGCTGATTACCGACTATGCCTGGCCCGATGTCACCATCGAACGCGACACGCTGGCCAAGATCGATGCGGAACTCGTCGTCGCGCCGAAGGGGGACATCGAAACCCTGAGCAAACTCGCGGCAGACTGCGACGCCATCATGACCAACTGGGCGAAGGTGCCGCAGCCAGTAATTGAGGCGTGCCCCAACTGCAAGATCGTCTCGCGTCTTGGCATCGGCCTCGACAATATCGACGTCGCCTATTGCACAAGCAAGAACATCCCAGTCACGAATGTGCCCGACTATTGTTTGATCGAAGTGGCCGAACACGCGCTCGCCCAAATGCTCTCGATGGCCCGCAAGATCGCCTTTTACCATCATGAAACGATGAACGGCCGCTACGTGCTGCAAGCGGGTCCGAAGCTGCGCAGAATCGAAGGGCAGACGCTGGGGATTGTCGGCCTCGGCAATATCGGCCGAAAACTGGCCGAAAAAGCACTCGGGCTGAAGATGCGAGTGATCGCCTATAGCCGCAGCCGGAAGGATCCGATGCCCGGCGTGGAGTTCGTTGAACTCGACGACCTGCTCAAGCAGAGCGACTACATTTCGCTGCATACGCCACTCACGGCCGAGAACAAGCAGTGGTTCAATGCCGAAAAGTTCAAGCTGCTCAAACCCACGGCCTATCTGATCAATACCGCCCGCGGCGGCCTCATCGACCACGCCGCCCTGCAAGCGGCCCTCGATGCGGGACAACTCGCCGGCGCAGCGCTCGACGTACAACCGGTCGAACCGCCAGATTTGTCGCAGGCCCCGTTTAACGACCCGCGGGTGATCGTCACGCCGCATGCTGCCTTCGTGTCGGAAGAATCGTTGCAGAACCTTCGTTCGCGCGTGGCTCAGCAAGTGGCCACGTTGCTGACGGGCGGCAAACCCGAAAATATCGTCAACGGCGTTAAAGTCGCTTAG
- a CDS encoding coiled-coil domain-containing protein — MHTMDDQALDVASAEHWHATLARRFDERRTQAQAALEEQRGRIRNLEAMLDQSLQQLAGELNEQARTHDQWSADHANYETRQAEFVAARQTLEDQQQQLALQRQAWEATQLQAATDQQRFFADLQARSLEHADRQTKLAEQAQRLSEQQQALAQRELALSQRQAELEAQCAQVEQQRLALQQAEQQLAQQRIEFENQHASQLNEQLELQRQRDQLARDQEVVAERERDSHKQRRHVAQQLRARKKELTAEIELHRSEILSSAQGQELQLQLRLTELQTRFDRQQEELTLRDQQQEELRTRLAQQQPTLDQSQSELRRLTDALRQAEMQQQVAQGESNRYRDMLTQERETADRQRESLRQQASLQAEKLRSDMQAELERLRQELNAAQLHSTQLHNELAQSQNDASQRLLELRSELQQSGAGQSESLQRQFKQWEDERTKLQIRLDEQMQERAALAAELQQYRDQADSQLLDQNSSSSLWEAERNRLETQLEEALQQAQQQPLLSADLDRLRTEKRQLEAALALAQKQADTVGGSQEIDDLRRRFEMAVQDVRELKTKNTELNEQLSKAKQASAKSAAAGHAASGAMDWETRKQQLLAKLEADTDEEDEKAQTDRLTIEGTIRMTDQIVADKERELIELRKLLEDQSSNIGGLAVGAAAIASMFDGDELIQQERASLKQMQEQLQEQLKRAEIDISVERAKLARERATMEERLRAFEQDRAKFPGAKDVPIIDTKKKGSGGGRWLSKLGLGGDEQ; from the coding sequence ATGCACACCATGGACGACCAGGCTCTCGATGTCGCCTCCGCCGAGCACTGGCATGCGACGCTTGCGCGCCGGTTCGACGAGCGTCGCACTCAGGCGCAGGCAGCGCTCGAAGAACAACGCGGCCGCATTCGCAATCTCGAAGCAATGCTCGACCAAAGCTTGCAGCAACTCGCGGGCGAGTTGAACGAGCAGGCCCGCACGCACGACCAATGGTCGGCCGATCATGCGAACTACGAAACGCGGCAGGCTGAGTTTGTCGCTGCCCGGCAAACGCTCGAAGATCAGCAACAGCAACTTGCTCTGCAACGGCAGGCTTGGGAAGCGACCCAGCTGCAAGCGGCCACCGATCAGCAACGCTTCTTCGCCGATCTGCAAGCGCGGTCCCTCGAACATGCCGATCGACAGACCAAGCTCGCCGAACAAGCCCAGCGACTCTCCGAGCAACAGCAGGCGCTGGCCCAACGAGAACTCGCCCTCAGTCAGCGGCAAGCGGAACTGGAAGCGCAGTGCGCACAAGTCGAACAACAACGCCTGGCGCTGCAGCAGGCCGAACAACAGCTGGCCCAGCAGCGGATCGAGTTCGAAAATCAACACGCCAGCCAACTCAACGAACAACTCGAACTGCAGCGGCAACGAGACCAATTGGCTCGCGACCAGGAAGTCGTTGCCGAACGCGAGCGAGATTCCCACAAGCAGCGGCGGCATGTCGCCCAGCAATTGCGGGCCCGCAAGAAAGAGTTGACGGCCGAAATCGAGCTTCATCGCAGCGAAATCCTCTCCAGTGCTCAAGGGCAAGAACTGCAGTTGCAACTACGTCTGACCGAACTGCAAACTCGCTTCGACCGCCAGCAGGAAGAGCTCACGCTCCGCGATCAACAGCAAGAAGAACTCCGCACCCGGCTCGCGCAGCAACAGCCCACGCTCGATCAATCGCAGTCCGAACTTCGCCGCCTGACCGATGCCTTGCGTCAGGCCGAAATGCAGCAGCAAGTCGCCCAGGGCGAATCAAATCGCTATCGCGACATGCTCACGCAGGAGCGCGAAACCGCCGACCGCCAGCGCGAGTCCCTCCGCCAGCAAGCTTCGCTGCAGGCCGAAAAACTCCGCAGCGACATGCAGGCCGAACTCGAACGCTTGCGCCAGGAATTGAACGCCGCACAGCTCCACTCCACGCAACTGCATAACGAACTGGCCCAGTCGCAAAACGATGCAAGTCAGCGGCTCCTCGAACTTCGTAGCGAACTACAGCAATCGGGGGCTGGCCAATCCGAGTCGCTCCAACGGCAATTCAAGCAGTGGGAAGACGAACGGACCAAGCTGCAAATCCGCCTCGACGAACAGATGCAAGAGCGAGCTGCCCTGGCCGCCGAACTGCAACAGTATCGCGACCAGGCCGACTCTCAACTGCTCGACCAGAACTCTTCCAGCAGTCTCTGGGAAGCGGAACGCAACCGCCTCGAGACCCAACTCGAAGAGGCCTTGCAACAAGCCCAACAGCAGCCGCTCCTCAGTGCCGATCTCGACCGCCTGCGCACCGAGAAGCGACAGCTCGAAGCGGCGCTTGCTTTGGCCCAAAAGCAGGCCGACACGGTCGGCGGTTCGCAAGAGATCGACGACCTCCGTCGCCGTTTCGAAATGGCCGTACAAGACGTCCGCGAACTCAAAACCAAGAACACCGAGCTCAACGAGCAACTTTCGAAGGCCAAGCAAGCGTCGGCCAAGTCAGCCGCGGCTGGCCATGCTGCCTCTGGTGCCATGGACTGGGAAACTCGCAAGCAGCAGCTCCTCGCCAAGCTCGAAGCCGATACCGACGAAGAAGACGAGAAGGCCCAGACCGATCGCCTTACCATCGAAGGGACGATCCGCATGACGGACCAGATCGTCGCCGACAAAGAACGCGAACTCATCGAACTCCGCAAGTTGCTCGAAGACCAGTCGAGCAACATCGGCGGCCTCGCCGTCGGGGCAGCTGCCATTGCCAGCATGTTCGATGGCGACGAACTCATCCAGCAAGAACGCGCCAGCCTCAAGCAGATGCAGGAGCAACTGCAGGAACAGCTCAAGCGGGCCGAAATCGACATCAGCGTCGAACGGGCCAAACTCGCCCGCGAACGGGCCACCATGGAAGAACGCCTCCGCGCCTTCGAACAGGACCGGGCCAAATTCCCCGGGGCGAAGGACGTCCCCATCATCGACACCAAGAAAAAGGGGAGTGGCGGCGGTCGTTGGCTCTCCAAACTGGGTCTCGGCGGCGACGAACAGTAA
- a CDS encoding ArsR/SmtB family transcription factor — MTCKHLLTYSGRMVTTTTREPDVFTAISHPARRHMLDLLAEADRSVNTLAGHFQMSRPAVSQHLRILLDAGLVTEQRHGRERRYHFVPEQLGQVREWIAQYERFWDDRLKRLQKLLSKKKNAQ; from the coding sequence TTGACATGTAAGCATTTACTTACCTATAGTGGCCGCATGGTGACGACTACCACTCGCGAGCCCGACGTCTTCACGGCAATCAGCCACCCTGCGCGGCGGCACATGCTCGACCTGCTGGCGGAAGCCGACCGCTCCGTCAACACGCTGGCGGGTCATTTTCAGATGAGCCGCCCGGCGGTCTCGCAGCACCTGCGCATCTTGCTCGATGCCGGCCTGGTGACCGAGCAGCGGCACGGCCGCGAGCGTCGCTACCACTTTGTCCCCGAGCAACTCGGCCAGGTGCGGGAGTGGATCGCGCAGTACGAGCGATTCTGGGACGATCGACTGAAGCGACTGCAAAAGCTACTCTCGAAAAAGAAGAACGCCCAATGA
- a CDS encoding SRPBCC family protein, whose product MSKSIQREILIPQPRAEVWQAITDSATLAEWMFPNDFEPRVGHHFTFRVPANPKLNFDGLTVRCEVLECEPPCTTASGEHSGGRLVFSWSAGGPVENTQVSFRLEPDGDGTRIYFEHSGFDFSQPYADQAFGGAEHGWERMFKHLATVVAALKAASNRRQ is encoded by the coding sequence ATGAGCAAATCGATTCAACGAGAGATTCTGATTCCGCAGCCACGGGCTGAGGTCTGGCAAGCAATCACCGACAGCGCTACGCTCGCCGAGTGGATGTTTCCCAATGACTTCGAGCCGCGCGTTGGTCACCATTTCACGTTTCGCGTGCCGGCCAACCCCAAGCTGAATTTCGACGGCCTCACCGTCCGCTGCGAAGTGCTTGAGTGCGAACCGCCCTGTACTACCGCGAGTGGGGAGCATAGCGGGGGCCGACTCGTATTCTCGTGGTCAGCGGGTGGCCCCGTCGAAAATACGCAAGTGAGCTTTCGACTTGAACCCGATGGCGACGGCACGCGCATCTACTTCGAACATTCTGGCTTCGACTTCTCTCAACCCTACGCCGATCAAGCGTTTGGAGGTGCTGAGCACGGCTGGGAGAGGATGTTCAAACATTTAGCCACGGTCGTCGCGGCACTGAAGGCCGCAAGCAATAGACGGCAGTAA
- a CDS encoding DUF4256 domain-containing protein, giving the protein MAKANSNKKKLSPDQHVELLKALEARFEENMSRHKALEWDQVLAKLEASPDKLWSLHEMERTGGEPDVVGHDKKTGEFIFMDCSAESPEGRRSVCYDRAGLESRKEHRPENTAIDMAAAMGIELLTEEEYRELQKLGKFDLKTSSWVKTPAEIRKLGGAIFCDRRYGQVFMYHNGAQSYYGARAFRGLLRV; this is encoded by the coding sequence ATGGCTAAAGCAAACAGCAACAAAAAGAAATTGTCGCCAGACCAACATGTGGAGCTACTCAAAGCCTTAGAAGCCCGTTTTGAGGAGAACATGAGCCGGCACAAAGCTCTGGAGTGGGACCAGGTGCTGGCCAAGCTGGAAGCAAGTCCCGACAAGTTGTGGTCGCTGCACGAAATGGAACGAACCGGCGGAGAACCGGATGTTGTTGGTCACGACAAGAAGACGGGCGAGTTCATTTTCATGGATTGCTCCGCAGAAAGCCCCGAGGGCCGCCGCAGTGTTTGTTACGACCGCGCAGGGCTGGAATCAAGGAAAGAACATCGACCGGAAAATACCGCGATCGATATGGCAGCTGCCATGGGCATTGAGTTGCTCACCGAAGAGGAGTATCGCGAGTTGCAGAAACTGGGCAAGTTCGATCTGAAAACGTCGAGCTGGGTGAAGACGCCGGCCGAGATTCGCAAACTGGGCGGCGCGATCTTCTGTGACCGTCGCTATGGCCAGGTATTCATGTATCACAACGGCGCGCAGTCGTATTATGGCGCCAGGGCGTTCCGCGGTTTGTTAAGGGTCTAA
- a CDS encoding rhomboid family intramembrane serine protease, giving the protein MVFPLSDDNRDRLIFPWVNVSLIAVNIFVFVVLQGMGANESFTMAFSTVPREIITGKDQVSADEVKTFQTAEGPVQVKIPGLKKTPGSVYLTLLTSMFMHGSLAHIAGNMWFLWIFGDNIENDLGRFRYLLFYLLTGLVASLTHVLVSASGPSSLIPSLGASGAISGVMGGYLMLHPHRQVTVLLFRFITQVPGYVAVGLWFGFQIVSSLQVLGGSGDGVAYGAHIGGFIAGAALVKLFTLGLPENKPLTDTQRPTSYGKPRGDYYR; this is encoded by the coding sequence ATGGTCTTTCCCCTTAGTGACGACAATCGCGACCGTCTCATATTTCCGTGGGTGAATGTCAGCCTCATTGCCGTGAACATTTTTGTGTTCGTGGTGCTGCAGGGAATGGGCGCGAACGAATCGTTCACGATGGCGTTTTCGACCGTGCCGCGCGAGATTATCACCGGCAAAGACCAGGTGTCGGCAGACGAGGTGAAGACGTTTCAGACCGCCGAAGGTCCGGTGCAAGTGAAAATCCCCGGGCTGAAGAAAACGCCGGGGTCGGTCTATCTCACCCTGCTAACGTCGATGTTCATGCACGGCAGCTTGGCGCATATCGCCGGGAACATGTGGTTCCTGTGGATCTTTGGCGACAACATCGAGAACGATCTCGGCCGCTTTCGTTACCTGCTGTTTTATCTACTCACCGGGCTTGTCGCTTCGCTGACGCACGTGCTGGTGAGTGCTTCCGGACCATCGTCGCTGATTCCCAGCTTGGGCGCGTCGGGCGCGATCTCGGGCGTGATGGGTGGCTATCTGATGCTTCATCCGCACCGGCAAGTGACGGTGCTGTTGTTTCGCTTCATCACCCAGGTGCCCGGCTATGTGGCCGTGGGCCTGTGGTTTGGTTTTCAGATTGTTAGCAGTTTGCAGGTGCTCGGCGGCAGTGGCGATGGCGTCGCTTACGGCGCGCATATCGGCGGCTTCATTGCCGGAGCTGCCCTGGTGAAGTTGTTCACCTTGGGACTTCCCGAGAACAAACCGCTGACCGACACGCAG